Part of the Benincasa hispida cultivar B227 chromosome 11, ASM972705v1, whole genome shotgun sequence genome, tcttcGTCTTTGGCTTCCTCGCCGCCCAGAACCGCCATGGCATACGACTGCGAGAAGCACTGCAAGAAAAAGCGCAAGAAGCTCATCAAACTAATCGGCGCTATCATCGGCATCGTCATCTTCCTCGTCCTCCTCACCATCCTCATCGTCTGGGCAGTCCTCCGCCCCACCAAGCCCACTTTCTTCCTTCAAGACGTCACCGTCTACGCCTTCAACGCCACCGTCCCCAGCTTCCTCACCTCCAATTTCCTCCTCACTATCTCCTCTCGCAACCCCAACCGCCGCATCGGAATCTACTACGACGAACTCCACGTCTACGCCATCTACCGGAACCAACAGATCACTCTCCGGACCATCATCCCTCGGTTCTACCAAGGTCACAAGGACGTCAACGTATGGTCCCCTTT contains:
- the LOC120092079 gene encoding NDR1/HIN1-like protein 1 yields the protein MAYDCEKHCKKKRKKLIKLIGAIIGIVIFLVLLTILIVWAVLRPTKPTFFLQDVTVYAFNATVPSFLTSNFLLTISSRNPNRRIGIYYDELHVYAIYRNQQITLRTIIPRFYQGHKDVNVWSPFVSGTAVPVAPFISSALNQDRNAGALMLLVKIDGKVRWKVGNFITGRYQFHANCPVVINFGAYPATGDGSIVQYNVKYQVVQRCDVSV